In Stieleria varia, one genomic interval encodes:
- a CDS encoding DUF2461 domain-containing protein: MPQPILSKRLFRFLRELKDNNNREWFAENKLRYESDVRDPAVELVAALEKPLAKAAPMLVAIPKGHGGSVMRIYRDTRFGKNKDPYKTNVGISIRHQAGKDIHAPGIYIHLEPGDCFIGAGTWRPESSTLSAIRSSIDSNPAAWKRARDNKAFREHFQWVGESLKTAPRDYPKDHPLIEDLKRKDFIAIAPLTEKDLTGDAAISLLMERVRQAKPAMKFLCEAIDVPY; encoded by the coding sequence TGCGTGAACTAAAGGACAACAACAATCGAGAGTGGTTCGCCGAAAACAAACTCCGTTACGAGAGCGATGTCCGGGACCCTGCGGTGGAGTTGGTTGCAGCGTTGGAAAAACCGCTGGCCAAGGCCGCGCCGATGTTGGTTGCCATCCCCAAAGGTCATGGCGGCAGCGTCATGCGAATCTATCGCGACACACGTTTTGGGAAAAACAAGGATCCCTACAAGACCAATGTCGGCATCTCGATTCGCCACCAAGCGGGCAAGGACATTCATGCACCTGGGATCTATATTCACTTGGAACCAGGCGACTGTTTCATCGGCGCCGGTACTTGGCGTCCCGAAAGCAGCACGCTTTCCGCGATTCGATCCTCCATCGACAGCAATCCGGCCGCTTGGAAACGGGCTCGTGACAACAAAGCGTTTCGAGAACACTTTCAGTGGGTGGGCGAAAGCTTGAAAACAGCACCGCGTGACTATCCCAAGGATCATCCGTTGATCGAAGACCTGAAACGCAAGGATTTCATTGCGATCGCTCCACTGACGGAAAAAGATCTGACGGGAGACGCCGCGATCTCGCTGCTGATGGAGCGTGTTCGACAAGCCAAGCCGGCAATGAAGTTCTTGTGTGAGGCGATCGACGTGCCGTATTAG
- a CDS encoding sulfatase-like hydrolase/transferase encodes MNADAEDNRWDSAHALHSLTLWAAWCCAATWAICRFSPYGDVEAAFQAGFPFADAWIVFRAGVLCLVAMGLAEFLQRSLRIRLYLLAAVAILAIPMLVFANSVLVSWVGRSLFDAETWDHAWNHGGELAGHIPSGAIRLFAMAIVGGLVFSIVGGWGACRLGRRWRENAPRVWPIFVGAIMVSVSGLLGIPAWTHRVPEIASRADELMVPPAGVSVEMARRIEAMDMRHRQVTVTAKPQSCRDIVVVVIESFRPELVTPDVMPNLAALAQRSVVCRNHFSGGNATTHGMFSLLNGLSAVWYSRPVRTAPIGLRLFREAGYELGFFGGHDDWEKFRMTGFINRATFDVMETQSMNWLTTDRQATERAAVFLNADKASRRPRMAVLYLYSTHADYRSYASDQVFQPAADDRYLIPYTNSMRPLVWNRYKNSARSVDRLLAGVLDDERIVAVVGDHGESFLEDGVCGHGTKLNRYQNMTPAVIYCPRQTPQQVDAVTGHADVLPTILGAAGIIVSDPEAMDGVNLLDASERDVRDRVTVTRNYLDDQYLLVPGNVSDREPMIGHRVELTLNEWQASVLETMFLSSNDPSEPDGEAGGVSDGAAVLQEWIEKRLPRVVERD; translated from the coding sequence ATGAACGCAGACGCTGAGGACAACCGCTGGGATTCCGCTCACGCCCTGCATTCGTTGACGTTGTGGGCCGCATGGTGCTGCGCCGCAACATGGGCCATATGTCGATTCTCTCCTTACGGCGACGTCGAGGCGGCATTTCAAGCTGGCTTTCCTTTCGCGGATGCTTGGATCGTTTTTCGAGCCGGCGTCTTGTGCCTTGTGGCGATGGGGCTGGCGGAGTTTCTGCAACGCAGCTTGCGTATTCGACTTTATCTTCTTGCCGCAGTCGCGATTCTCGCCATCCCGATGCTGGTCTTCGCAAATTCGGTCCTGGTGAGCTGGGTCGGCCGTTCTTTGTTCGACGCCGAGACTTGGGATCACGCTTGGAATCATGGCGGCGAGCTGGCCGGGCACATTCCCTCTGGAGCGATTCGGTTGTTCGCGATGGCCATCGTCGGCGGTCTTGTCTTTTCGATCGTTGGTGGTTGGGGTGCATGTCGGCTCGGTCGACGATGGAGAGAAAATGCACCTCGCGTTTGGCCTATTTTTGTGGGTGCCATCATGGTATCGGTTTCGGGGCTTTTGGGAATTCCAGCGTGGACACACCGCGTCCCCGAGATCGCTTCTCGGGCAGATGAATTGATGGTTCCGCCGGCAGGAGTCAGCGTCGAGATGGCACGACGGATCGAGGCGATGGACATGCGGCATCGTCAAGTGACGGTCACCGCCAAACCGCAATCTTGTCGTGACATCGTGGTGGTTGTCATCGAATCCTTTCGCCCGGAGTTGGTCACGCCGGACGTGATGCCGAACCTGGCTGCGTTGGCACAGAGGAGCGTGGTTTGTCGGAATCATTTTTCCGGCGGAAATGCCACCACACACGGCATGTTCAGCTTGCTCAATGGGCTCAGCGCGGTCTGGTACTCGCGTCCGGTTCGCACGGCCCCGATCGGATTGCGATTGTTTCGCGAAGCGGGCTATGAACTGGGGTTCTTTGGGGGACACGACGACTGGGAGAAATTTCGTATGACGGGGTTCATCAATCGAGCCACGTTCGACGTGATGGAGACACAGTCGATGAACTGGCTGACCACAGATCGCCAAGCGACCGAGAGGGCAGCGGTTTTCTTGAACGCCGATAAAGCGTCACGTCGTCCGCGAATGGCGGTGCTGTATCTCTACTCGACGCATGCGGACTACCGAAGCTATGCCTCGGATCAAGTCTTTCAGCCCGCAGCGGATGATCGCTATTTGATCCCATACACGAATTCGATGCGACCGTTGGTCTGGAATCGCTACAAGAACAGTGCAAGGAGTGTGGATCGATTGTTAGCTGGCGTTCTCGACGACGAGCGTATCGTGGCTGTCGTCGGTGACCACGGCGAGTCCTTTCTCGAGGATGGTGTCTGTGGGCACGGGACCAAGTTGAATCGTTATCAAAACATGACACCGGCCGTCATCTATTGTCCACGGCAGACACCGCAGCAGGTTGATGCTGTCACCGGACACGCTGATGTGCTGCCGACCATCCTCGGCGCCGCGGGAATCATCGTGTCCGACCCGGAGGCTATGGACGGTGTGAATCTGTTGGATGCGTCAGAACGCGACGTCAGGGATCGAGTGACGGTAACTCGAAACTACTTGGATGATCAGTATCTGTTGGTGCCTGGCAACGTGTCGGATCGCGAGCCGATGATCGGGCATCGTGTGGAGCTGACTTTGAATGAATGGCAAGCCAGCGTGTTAGAAACGATGTTCCTGTCGTCGAATGACCCGTCCGAGCCAGATGGCGAAGCGGGCGGTGTGTCAGATGGTGCGGCCGTCTTGCAAGAATGGATCGAGAAGCGTTTGCCTCGTGTGGTCGAGCGAGATTGA
- a CDS encoding DUF1501 domain-containing protein, with the protein MNNERLKLESQLASLQSDTRRHFLQGCATGMGAMWLAMQNTASANTGVKPVHSAANPLSPLAPPHPAKAKRVIYLHMIGAPSQLELFDYKPDLQRLDGKDCPKEFMEGKRFAFIQGTPKMLGSQFPFEQHGECGAWVSDRMPHFAKHVDDVCFIKSMQTDQFNHGPAQLMVHTGQSRMGYPSIGSWLTWGLGTENEDLPGFIVLLSGGRQPRAGKALWSAGFLPSVYQGVQCRSQGDPVLDISNPPGVTRDSRRAMLDTLNRLNQRASEEYGDPETLTRIAQYEMAFRMQAAVPDAMDITKEPASVHEAYGSEPGKESFANNCLLARRLAERDVRFIQLFDWGWDSHGSAKNEALNDGFKTKCEETDRPIAALLGDLKQRGMLEDTLVIWSGEFGRTPMRENRGGTEMTYVGRDHNPGAFTLWMAGGGVKPGMTYGETDAVGYSAVHNPVQLRDFHATLLHLLGFDHERFSVPFQGLNQRLTGVKPTQVIHDILA; encoded by the coding sequence ACGGCGTCGGCCAACACTGGCGTCAAACCGGTTCACTCGGCCGCCAATCCGCTGAGCCCACTGGCACCACCACACCCGGCCAAAGCCAAACGGGTGATTTATTTGCACATGATCGGTGCCCCCAGCCAACTGGAACTGTTCGACTACAAGCCTGACTTGCAACGTCTCGATGGCAAGGATTGCCCAAAAGAATTCATGGAAGGAAAACGGTTCGCGTTCATTCAAGGAACGCCGAAGATGCTGGGCAGCCAGTTCCCGTTTGAACAACATGGCGAGTGTGGCGCATGGGTTTCCGATCGAATGCCACACTTTGCCAAGCATGTCGATGACGTTTGTTTCATCAAATCCATGCAAACGGACCAATTCAATCACGGTCCGGCCCAGTTGATGGTGCACACCGGACAGTCTCGCATGGGCTACCCATCGATCGGTTCCTGGTTGACTTGGGGGCTGGGCACGGAGAACGAAGACTTGCCGGGGTTCATCGTGCTGCTTTCCGGCGGCCGACAACCGCGTGCGGGCAAAGCGTTGTGGAGCGCCGGTTTCCTGCCATCGGTCTACCAAGGCGTCCAGTGTCGCAGCCAAGGAGATCCGGTGCTGGACATTTCCAACCCGCCCGGCGTCACCCGCGATTCACGACGCGCGATGCTGGATACGCTGAATCGATTGAACCAACGGGCCAGCGAAGAGTACGGCGATCCCGAAACGCTGACTCGAATCGCTCAATACGAGATGGCTTTCCGCATGCAAGCCGCCGTGCCGGATGCGATGGACATCACCAAAGAACCCGCCAGTGTGCACGAAGCGTACGGTTCCGAGCCGGGCAAAGAATCCTTTGCCAACAACTGTTTGCTGGCCCGCCGACTGGCCGAACGCGATGTGCGCTTCATTCAACTGTTCGACTGGGGTTGGGACTCTCATGGATCGGCGAAGAACGAAGCGCTCAACGACGGTTTCAAGACGAAATGCGAAGAGACCGATCGCCCGATCGCCGCGCTGCTGGGTGATCTCAAACAACGCGGCATGCTGGAAGACACCCTGGTGATCTGGAGCGGCGAATTCGGACGCACTCCGATGCGCGAAAACCGCGGCGGAACAGAGATGACCTATGTCGGTCGCGACCACAATCCAGGCGCGTTCACTCTGTGGATGGCCGGTGGTGGCGTGAAACCCGGAATGACCTACGGCGAAACCGATGCGGTCGGCTACTCTGCGGTACACAACCCGGTGCAATTGCGTGATTTCCACGCCACCCTTCTGCACTTGCTGGGTTTTGACCATGAACGTTTCAGCGTCCCCTTTCAAGGTCTGAACCAACGACTCACCGGCGTCAAACCCACACAAGTCATCCACGACATCCTGGCATAG